The Arenibacter algicola region AGAAGAACCCTTTGAAACCGGACTAACATTTGTGACATTTCTTAATTTTTTAATTGTCGTAAAAATGTCATAGGATAGTCGCTATCAAATTTTTATAAAGTGTTTACTTTTAAAGTGAATTTAAAAATATGGCTAAATGGACTTTATAGGGGGGAAAATAAGCGAAGCAAGAAAAACAAAAGGGATTACTCAAGAAGAATTGGCAGAGCTATCCAACGTTAATTTGGGGACAATTCAGCGAATAGAAAATAATGAAAATGAACCGAGGGGAAAAACCTTGAACTTGATTTGCGAGGTTCTTCAAATTAACACACAGGAATTACTAAGAAACAATGCTGGTGAAGCCAAAAATAGTATTGCAACTACAGTTGTCAACGGAATATTCCTTCTGGCCCTGAATTTATTGTTGGCCACAATAATTGGATATTTGAGCTCCGCTTCTGGCTCAAATTTTAATAGTCGGGTGGGGGCATTTCTTTTGAGTTTCTTCATACCTATTTTCATTGTCAACATGACACTTAAAATGAATGGTTTGGAAAGAATGCTGAAATTTGGAACAGGTTTTATATCCTACCTCACAATGATTTTAGTTTTGGGTATAATCAGAGGTCTTGAAACTTTTATGATCCCTTGTCTTGTAATGTCACTGGCAATTTTGTTTTTTGGGCATAAACTATTTAGAAAAGAGGTCTGATTAAGTTGTCAATTAGTAAATATCATACGGCATGAAAAACATTATAACTAGTTTAATCATCCTCATCTCACAATGGACGTTTGGACAAATAACTGGAATTGTTAAGGATAAGGTGGATGGAAAACCAATCCCTTATGTAAATGTTTGGATCAAAAACACTTTAGTTGGAGCTACTACAGGAGAAGATGGAAAGTTCTCTATAGAAAATGTAAAAATTGGGGATACAATCCATATTTCCAGCTTAGGTTACAATACAATTGAATTTCTAGCCGAGAAGGATATTAATGCAGTACTACAACCGAAAATCAATGAACTTGATGAAGTTGTTGTATTCCCTATGAAGAATTCGACCGAATATTTAATCGAATCTTATCAGAAAATCAAAAAAAATAGAGTTTGGTACAATAATGGTTTTTACTCCCTTGCAAGGTTCTACAAATACAGGACTATATATGAAAATACTCGCTTTGTGAGCCAAATAGGCTTGATTACGTTTAACGCAAAAAATGAAAATGTGATTTTTCGTATTCGCTTATTAAAGGTTAATCCAGGCGGTGAACCTTCTGAATATGGATTGACAGAGAACATTATTCTGGAATCAAAAAAAGGAATTGATGAAATAGTTCTTGACTTAAGTAAGGAAAAAATTCTTTTCCCTAAAAATGGATTTTTTATTGTAGTGGATAGGCTAAACATCGAAGAAAATAAATTTTTCAATAAAACTGCCAAAATGGATATACTACAGCCGGCTATTGGAATGGAGAGAACAGACCAAGAAAAAAATACTTGGCTTGGATATGGAGGAAGATGGATGCCGCCATTGAAAATGAAAGATTTTCTCGGGACTAACGGAAATATCGCGATCAATATCAAACTTACGAACTAAATGCCGTGTGACATTCATACAATAAAAAGGGTACCAGTCCAATTTGTTGTTTAGTGTCAGCAAAAAATGAGTTTTATTTGACGAAATACATAGAATGCAAAAGCTTTCAGTTCAAGTTGAGGGCTTTTTTGTATTATAAAAGGTGGGATTTACTATACCATATATTTGCGCGATTATAGTTTGAAGTGAAATTGTGAGCAGTACGGCCAATGGAATTAAAAAAGCTGCACTGATTTTGGTAACTTAGCAAAAGTTGTCAGTTGGCAATACACCGCCTCAATTCATTTTTATGCAAGCTCCAGAACCCAATACACAAATTCAGCAAGAACTCGTAAACAGTATCGTACATGGTTTTGGAATTATTTTTGGCATCGTGGGTATTCCCGTTCTAATAGCCTTTGCAATAAAAAGTGATAATACACCAGGTGTTATCGCCGCAGCTATATATGGATTTTGTTTTTTACAACTTTTTACTTTTTCCACGCTCTACCACGGATTTCAACATGCTCGAGCAAAGCACGTATTTCAAATCCTTGACCACATCAGTATTTATTTCCTGATATCCGGCACCTACACTCCATTTTTATTGATTTATATGAATAATGCTTTTGGCATTTCGTTGCTATCGGTATTGTGGGGCCTGACTGCATTGGGAATTGTTTTTAAGATTTTTTTTACCGGTAAATGGAATATTATTTCGACGCTTGTTTACATAGCAATGGGATGCATTATGATAGTGGGCGGACGGACTTTCTTTGAAAGTATTCCCACTGGGATATTGACCATGATCATTATTGGAGGCGTACTTTACCTTTTTGGCGTTGTCTTTTATCTATGGAAAAAATATCCTTACAACCATGCTGTCTGGCATTTTTTTGTGCTGGCAGCCGCTGTCTGTCATTACGTAGCCATTTTATTGGCAGTATAACAAGTAGACATTTTTTTGACCTACCATCCTCGTATTAGGTTTGAAATGGAACAGGCAATAAAAATTCTTGAATAGAACGAAATCCTTCTTAGAATAATAGTATTCCATAAAACGCTCCGTTTTATGGAATGATTAAAATGCCTTTACAAAATATTGGCTTCTTGTTCTATTCGTCGTTCTTCTTAATAGTTTAGACAATTACCTTATAATGGCACTTGGAGTACATTTAAACAACCGTTTTATTGAGTTTTTCACGAATACGATTTTTTATTGCTCCAAATATTCTTTAGAAACCCCCACCACCTTAATTAGTTGACCCTTAAAAAAGGAGATTATGACCAATTTGATATACCTAAATGCCATTGGATTCCTGGATAGGTTTAGATCTAACATATTCTTGGGGTACGAATATAGCCAAAGAACCTTTTCCTTGAGTTTTACCATCAATTTTTTGAAGTTGAACCCTGCCGCTGCCATCATAAAGTTGATACTGTCTCCCATTTGCCCCTTGAGGAAGTTCATTGCCGCCCGGTGATCTGATTTTAGATGCCCGATGACCGGTTCTATTGCCGCCCTTCTTCTAAAGTGTTTCCTCTTTTTTCCGTTTTTGGTAGGCATTGTCCCTTTTCAACGGGGTTTGGGAATGTTGATATGTGTCTCCTCTACGGTCCGATTTCCCTTATATCCCCTGTCCACGCTGGCGGTCTTGGGCGTTTTCCCGGTAAGTTCCCGGGTCTGGGCCAGTACATCTTCCAAGGTGTGGCCATCGTAAACATTGGTCTTGAAGGTCATGGCCCCTACGATTATACCCGTCTTTTGGGTAAGAACCACAGAGGCCCTGTTGCCGTATTCATATTTTTTATGTGCCTTGCCCTTGCTCATACAATACACTTCCGGTTCGTGCAGACTGTAGATTTTCCCCTTCCTGTTCCTGTCTTAGGCAAGTACTTTTTTAAAGATTTCCAATTCCGTGGCACAGGAACCATTTGGCAACTTACGCTCCAGCTCCCTTACCAAACGCCCAGCTATGGTCTTGATCTTTCGTTTGGCCGCACTGGCCTTTTTCCTGCGCTTGGGATGCGTGCCGTTATGGGTGTCCCTGACCAATTGCTTCGAGGTTCGCTTGTAGCTCCTGCGCGGGACTATGCCAATCTTTACACATTTGTCGATGATCTTTTTGTGCAGCTTGGTATCCGTGGGATAGGTAATGTTCTTCTCCTGTGCCGTGGTATCGATACTTACGTTCGGGTCCTGGCCGTCCTTCCCGTGCCTGTCTATGGAATGTTTGAATATCCTCTCCACCCCCTTTTCCCCTATACGTTGTCTGAAATGTACCAGGTCACTCGCCGCACAGGGCGAGCCCCACTGTTGGAGAACCATTCCGCCGAAGTATTGGAAATAGACGTTCATCTCCCAGTGCCGTTCCACTAGCATCTCATCTCAAAGATCGTAAACGGCCTTCAGGATCAACAGGGAGGCCATCAACCTTATCGGATGGGCGGGACGGCCCTTGTCGGAATACAATGGGGCGAATTCCTTTTCGAAATAATGCCAATCGACAACATCGGCAAGAAGATAGAGTTCGTTCTTGGGATTGAGCTGCTCCTTAAGGGTCGGGGCAAGAAAATTGAGTTGTCCGGCAGGCTTCTTTTTTGAACGCATTTGACAAGGTTTTATACCAGAAGTTACGAAAAACTTGTCATTTGTACAAGCGATTCCAATGGAGTGTATAGTACAAAATATTGACAATCAATCGATTATATTATTCCTAAAGCTCGACTAATTAATGTCATAATGTTGTAGAAAAGAACAATACGGTTATTATATTTTTTCAAGTTCGAGGTTGATAAAATAAAGTTCATCGGGACTCAGATCAAATGTTGTGGCCACTGCATTTTGTATGGATTGGGTTTCATTTCGAGCCCCCACCAGTGCAATAGTGATCCCTGGCCTTTCCAAGGTCCATTTTAGGACCAGTTGGGCCAAGGTAGCTCCTTTGTCATTGGCAATTGGCCTAATTTTTTCAAGAAAAGCATTTGTTTTTACAATGCTCTGTTGGGAAAAAAACGGGTTGTTTGCCCTATGGTCACCTTGATCGAAGGATTGCCCCGGTCTCATTTTTCCTGTCAAAAGCCCTCTTTCCAAAGGGCTATAGGCAAGTATTGATTTATTGTTCTTTATGCAATAGGGTACAATTTCATTTTCAATGCCTTTGTTGACCATACTGAAGGGCAGTTGATTGGAGGCAAGGTTTACATATTTTTCAGCTTCCTTCATCTGATCAATATTGTAGTTGCACACCCCTGCAAAGCGTACTTTTCCATCCTCAATTAATTGGGCGACGGCCTCAAAGGTCTCTTGGATTCGGGTGGAGGTGTCGGGCCAATGTATTTGGTACAGGTCTATATAATCTGTTCTTAACCTTTTAAGGGAATCCTCTACTTCCTTTATTATACTTTTTTTACTGGCGTATTTATAGATATCTATATCATTGCCCAGGTTGTCCTTGCTGTGAAAATGAAAATCACCATTTGCAATGTCCCACCGCAGTCCGAATTTGGTCAGGATTTGCACCTTGTCTCGGGGAAGATCCTTTATCGCCTCCCCAACAATCTCTTCGCTGGCACCCTGCCCATACACAGGTGCGGTGTCGATAGAGGTTACCCCTTGGTCATATGCGCTTCTGATTGCCTGAATAGCATCGTTCGTATCGCTACCGCCCCACATCCATCCTCCGGCGGCCCAGGCACCGAATGTAATGCTCGAGACCTCAAGGTCCGTACTCCCTAATTTTCTATATTCCATATTTTTTATTTATTAGTATTTAATCGAAAGGCCACAACATCTTCTACAGTTATGGGTTCGGCTGAATTTCCAAAGCTATTTCTAATATAGGATGCCACTTTCGAAATTGCTGTATCGTTCAGTGGGCCAAATGATGGCATTGCATTGGAGTAAGTCGATCCTTTGACGACCAGCCCGACGTCAGAGCCATTGATCAGGATATCTAACAACTTACCTTTGTCGCCCAAGACATATAACGTATTGGTCAAAGGGGGATTCAGACCAGGAACCCCTTCCCCGGTAGATTGGTGACAGACCAGGCAATTTTTAAGGAATATCTTTTTTCCTTCTTCCATATAGTCGGGAACAGTAGTTCTTATAGGCTCCGCAGATAACCTTGAACCGGAACCGGTCTGTGTCATTGTTCCTGGATCTTTCTCTGTCTCTTTCTTGGAGCGGCTAGTGCAGCTGCTGAGAACAAATATGGACAAAATGGTTAAAAATAGTTTTTTCAGTACCTCCCTACACCGATTATAGATTTGCATAACGGTTTATTTCTTGATATGGACTATTCTATACAAGGTTCCCCCCGAATCATCGGAAACATATAGGGATCCATCGGGGCCTTGTGCTAAACCGGTGGGTCTGTGTTCTGCATCGCTAGGGGAGAGGATGTCCCCTGGACCGGCAAATCCATCGGCAAACACTTCCCAGTCACCACTTGGCATTCCATTTTTAAAAGGGACGAATGCCACTAAATAACCAGCTTGTCTTTCAGGGGCTCTGTTCCAAGAACCATGGAATGCTATAAAGGCCCCATTTTTATATTTTTCAGGGAACATGTCCCCAGTGTAAAAAAGCAGGGCATTGGGGGCTAGATGTCCTGGAAAGGCGGCTACGGGGTCTAATGCGTTTTCCCCTCCGATCTTTTTGCCGTCCCCTCCATATTCGGGTGCCAATATCTTCTTTTTCTGCACCTGGTCATAATATATATAAGGCCATCCTGCATCATCTCCTTCATTAATCCTATACAGGGTCTCTGCAGGAAGTATGGCCGAGGTTTTCTGGTCGTATAGGTCGGGATAGAGTGTATGCAACATGTCCCTTCCGTGCTGGGTCACAAACAATTGGTCAATCTCTTTGTTCCAGTCCAGGCCGACCACATTCCGAAGGCCCGTGGCAAACCTTGCGCCATCTCCATAGGATTGTTTGAGTTTATCTGCCCTGAAACGCCAGATGCCACCAGCAGAATCAAGAATGGTACAGGGTATAATACCTGGGGAACCTACAGTCCTGTCCTTTTCTTGGCAGGCATTTGAATAGGCACCGATATTCACATAAATATTACCTTTTTGGTCTAAGGTTATCGATTTTGATGCGTGCTGTCTGCGGTCGATCAATTGCGTTACAATGGTGTCGGGGGCCGATGCATTCACCACCTTTTTGTCCCCATCCATTTTATATCTAAAAATTTCCTCGTCAGAGGAGGCGTACAAATAGTCCCTGTCAAGGTAAATCCCGGTACCGCCATAATCGCCAAAACCCTCTATAGTATCCGCGATTCCATCATTATCATCGTCCTCGAGGAATAGGACCCCCTTTCCATCAATTGCCTGCCTTAACTTTATATAGATTCCACCTTTAGTGGTGACCGCGATATGGCGTGGTTTCCCGAGCGAATCGGCTACTTTTATCACCCCGAAACCCTCTGGTACGGAAAGACCGGCATTATTTGGGCTTATTTGCAGATTAGATAAAGTATCAGTCTCTTTGTTTTCCAGCCTACAGGCAGAGAAAATAAGTAGTACCGATCCTAAAAGCAGATTTAGGACCTTGGTGTATCGATGAGTTTTGATCTTGGTCATCATATGTGAAATTTGGTTAATGAATAATACATACAGCTGTAAAAATGGTTATATATTATTTTTTAATGTCCTGTAAATCTTATATAATGTAAGGGATTCTCCCTATTCTAATTTATTTGGTGTAAAGGATTTTACTTCACCTTTTCTTCAGCCTCCCTCTTCATATGTACCTGAGCTGTAAAAAAAATCCTTAATTATTATGGTTCTTCAGACAATAATTGTTTACAAAGGTTTCAAAAACACCTTTCGTATGTTCGATACAGAATTGGCATATTCTTTTTTTGCACTCATAACCTTCCACTCCGGATGGTTGACAAAAGCTTTCCAGCTGGCATCATGTTCATTCATATCCTTAAAGTTCAGCATATAGGTTAGACAGGGTCTATGTGGTCCTATAATCATTTCTCCAAAAAATACAGGATGTAGGTTTGTTTTTAAAAAAAGGTCTATTTCCTCAATGTTGAACATGTCTATTTTACGTCTTACGGCATCTTCACTATACCCCTCATACGTCCTTAATTCAAACAATGAGGCTCCAATAATGGGGTCCAACATATTGGGCATACCATCAAATGCAAGCAATAAGGAGGAAGTAAACCTGTTATAAACACTATCATCTTGAGAAATGGCATTATAGCTTGCTGCCTCTTTATTATATAGAGGGTCCACGTCCAAGTTTTGGGAGTCGATATATATTTGGCTATTGGGATAACTAATGATTGCCCAAATTTTAGTCGGGTTGGAATCTCCCAGTTCATTGAAGAGCATAAAATGGTTTACGCCAATACGCTTTAAGGTTGGTTGTAGCACGTTCTTCAAATAGTCTATTAGAATTTGTTGATCTCCCCCAAATTTAATTTCATAAGTACGGATTTCGTAAAGTTCTTTTTCGCCTTTATTTATTGGCATTCCTGAATCGTAACCAAAGCTTGTCATTGACAAGAGGATTGCTGCCAGTGCAGCGTACATTAATTTTCTTGTTTTCATATTGTAATTTGATTTTTAGTGCTTTATTTTTCTAATTACCTAATCAATTATAAGTTAATAAGTTAACTATTTTACCGGACTTTACCGCTAAATAGATGGCGTCAGTAATTTTAAATTCTTTTATAGCTTATTCACCATTATTATGCCTCTTTGGATCGTAGGGGTCAAACTGCATTTGGGTAGGTAAGGCCTTAAAGTTTATTTTAATAATTTCCACGTATATTTTGGTGAATTTCATTCGTGTAAAATTCCGATAGTGCTTTATGAATATGGGGTGGCAAAGCTCCTAAATATGACGCCTCAACATTGGATCTGACTTGTGAAGGGGAACTTGCACCAGGGATAATACAGCTTACCGCCTCATGATCCAAAATCCACCTTAATGCCAATTGTACCATGGTCATGTCTTTTGGTAAAATGTTGTTCTCGATCAGGTTGGTCAGTTCAACACCTTTTTCGAAGGGTAGGCCCGCAAAAGTCTCACCAACATTAAAGGATTCCCCATTCTGATTGTAACACCTATGGTCATTATCGGGAAATTGAGTCTCTTTTGTGAATTTCCCGGTTAATAAACCACTTGCCAATGGCAACCTTACAATAATGCCTACACCTAAATTTTTTGCTTTTGGCAATAATTCTGCAATAGGTTTTTGTCTAAAAATATTTAGGATTACTTGTAAAGAAAGAAGTCCTTCTTGTTCAAAACAAATTAGGCCTTCTTCCACAGTTTCAACACTGGCTCCAAAATTCTTGATTAGACCTTCGTCTTTTAAGGTCCGAAGCCAGTTGAAGATTTCTCCCTTCTTGAGGATATTGATTGGAATACAGTGGAGTTGCAATAGATCAAGTGACTCCAATCCAAGTCGATTAATGGAGGCCTTGACTGAATTACGAACGGCTGCTTCCGTGTAGTTATTTGGAAAGATTTCACTATCTCTTCCGAATTTGGTCGCAATCTTTAAGGTAGCACGTTTATCTTTAATAAACTCCCCAATGATTTCTTCGCTTTTGCCATTACCATAGACGTCGGCCGTGTCAAAAAAATTCACACCATTGTCTACGGCTTCTTTTAAAATTGAAAACGCAGAGTCCTTTGTTAAAGGATGGCCCCAATCTGCTCCAAGTTGCCAACACCCTAATCCCACTTCGCTAACACTAAATCCGGTTTTACCAAGTGTTCTTTTATTCATAAAGTTAACTTCATTTTAATTATTCCCATTTGCTAATCTAATTCTTGACTTTCAACTATCTTGGGTTTATAATATTCTAAAGGAAAGCGATTTTGAAAAACTGAGGTTCCTTTCCCTACTTTGGAATCTATGACCCACAAATTGACGAATACCTTGGCTCCCTGAAAGCTACTATTGTAAAGGAAACAAATTAGGTAGTTGAGGGGCTAATAAATGTAAACGTATACTAAACAGTCAAATTAATTACATCGTGTTTTGATTTAGGCTAAAAAAGTACTAATTAAAAGTTAGAAAGCAATATAAATGTAAAAATCTAAGAATTTGGTGCAAATATGTTTAATTCCTTAAATGAAATAGCATTTATAGCTGTTATGGGTAAGGCTACAAACCGACTTTACCTATTTCAGGATATATGGCTGGGGTTGGTATTACTTGTCAACTATTTTAAATGGGTACAGACGTTATATCGTAACCTGGAAACTATGCTCCACCATGAAAGCAGAAGATGTCAAAGACACCTTGGATGAAGCTTTACTGGCTTCAAATGTGCCTGAGAAAAGCAGATCAAAACTACTATCTGACAATAGTTCATGTTACCTATAAGTTAGGACACAATGTCGGCACATAAAATATAATTTAAATTCAAATTAAAGAATGCAGCATAAAACCTATTTAAATTTTAAATAACCTGCATCTCATTATTTCTCTTATAATCGTAGTTCCTACAGCTATTATTTATGGTTGGTCTTGCAACAAAAAAGAGGACAATTAGATAAGAGTCATACTTCTATTCAGATTTATACTTAAAACTATAAATTCCCGTTATACTCTTTTGGAACTAAGTGTATTTCATCGAATAAAAGTAGGGTCTAACCTCGCTTGGTTGTTCCATAACAATAAACCTCAAATATTAAATATCTGTAATTATGAAACTATTAAATCAACTTATCGGACTCGCAGTGTTGAGTGTATTTACCTTAATTTCATGCTCTAAGGATGAATCTGGTTCGGATTTCGGAAAACTAGCGTTGAGCGCAAAAAGCACCACCACGGCAACATCGTCTTCTAAACAGGCTACCTCTTCCAAGAGTGTGGCTGAAGGTATAGAGGTCACAGACTTTATGATCAATCTTGTGGAATTTGAACTGGAGCTGGATGTAGAGGAACTAGAAATGGAAAATGAGTCGAACGAAGATTGGGACGATGATGGTGCTTTTGATTTCGAAGATGAGATTGAGCTTGATGGGCCTTTTACACTGGACCTTATGGCGGGTCAGATCAGCTTCCTCAATGTAACGGTTCCCAATGGGAACTATGAGGAACTGGAATTCAAGATCAACAAAAATAATGATGAAAACAGCGAAATGTTTGGTAAATCGGTACTTATTAGAGGTACGGTCAATGACGTTCCCTTTGTATTTTGGCACAACTTTATGGACGAAGTGGAGGTAGATTTTGAGGATCCAACCGTGGATGTTTCCATTGCTGGTAACACCGAAAGTCTTGTAATAGATTTTAACCTTTCTATATTGTTCAATACCGTTGACGGAATAGATCTTAGTCAGGCCACAGACAACAACAACGATGGAACCATAGAGATATCACCAAGTGATGAAGATGGAAACAACGATTTGGCACAAGTCATGCGAAATAGAATGAAAGATATTATCGACTTGATTGATGATTAATGTTGAAAGACAAAAAAGTATTGAAAACCCGGCCATTAAGCAGGGTTTTTACTATTAATAGGGCCTATGTTACTAAAGAATAAAATGAGGCTGCATTTTTGGACAGACCCATATGTTGTGTATGATTCGAAATTTTCCCGATTTTTAATATTTGGGGTAAACCTACTAAAATGTGTAAAA contains the following coding sequences:
- a CDS encoding NIPSNAP family protein encodes the protein MKTRKLMYAALAAILLSMTSFGYDSGMPINKGEKELYEIRTYEIKFGGDQQILIDYLKNVLQPTLKRIGVNHFMLFNELGDSNPTKIWAIISYPNSQIYIDSQNLDVDPLYNKEAASYNAISQDDSVYNRFTSSLLLAFDGMPNMLDPIIGASLFELRTYEGYSEDAVRRKIDMFNIEEIDLFLKTNLHPVFFGEMIIGPHRPCLTYMLNFKDMNEHDASWKAFVNHPEWKVMSAKKEYANSVSNIRKVFLKPL
- a CDS encoding aldo/keto reductase; this encodes MNKRTLGKTGFSVSEVGLGCWQLGADWGHPLTKDSAFSILKEAVDNGVNFFDTADVYGNGKSEEIIGEFIKDKRATLKIATKFGRDSEIFPNNYTEAAVRNSVKASINRLGLESLDLLQLHCIPINILKKGEIFNWLRTLKDEGLIKNFGASVETVEEGLICFEQEGLLSLQVILNIFRQKPIAELLPKAKNLGVGIIVRLPLASGLLTGKFTKETQFPDNDHRCYNQNGESFNVGETFAGLPFEKGVELTNLIENNILPKDMTMVQLALRWILDHEAVSCIIPGASSPSQVRSNVEASYLGALPPHIHKALSEFYTNEIHQNIRGNY
- a CDS encoding PQQ-dependent sugar dehydrogenase, with translation MMTKIKTHRYTKVLNLLLGSVLLIFSACRLENKETDTLSNLQISPNNAGLSVPEGFGVIKVADSLGKPRHIAVTTKGGIYIKLRQAIDGKGVLFLEDDDNDGIADTIEGFGDYGGTGIYLDRDYLYASSDEEIFRYKMDGDKKVVNASAPDTIVTQLIDRRQHASKSITLDQKGNIYVNIGAYSNACQEKDRTVGSPGIIPCTILDSAGGIWRFRADKLKQSYGDGARFATGLRNVVGLDWNKEIDQLFVTQHGRDMLHTLYPDLYDQKTSAILPAETLYRINEGDDAGWPYIYYDQVQKKKILAPEYGGDGKKIGGENALDPVAAFPGHLAPNALLFYTGDMFPEKYKNGAFIAFHGSWNRAPERQAGYLVAFVPFKNGMPSGDWEVFADGFAGPGDILSPSDAEHRPTGLAQGPDGSLYVSDDSGGTLYRIVHIKK
- the trhA gene encoding PAQR family membrane homeostasis protein TrhA; this translates as MQAPEPNTQIQQELVNSIVHGFGIIFGIVGIPVLIAFAIKSDNTPGVIAAAIYGFCFLQLFTFSTLYHGFQHARAKHVFQILDHISIYFLISGTYTPFLLIYMNNAFGISLLSVLWGLTALGIVFKIFFTGKWNIISTLVYIAMGCIMIVGGRTFFESIPTGILTMIIIGGVLYLFGVVFYLWKKYPYNHAVWHFFVLAAAVCHYVAILLAV
- a CDS encoding helix-turn-helix domain-containing protein; its protein translation is MDFIGGKISEARKTKGITQEELAELSNVNLGTIQRIENNENEPRGKTLNLICEVLQINTQELLRNNAGEAKNSIATTVVNGIFLLALNLLLATIIGYLSSASGSNFNSRVGAFLLSFFIPIFIVNMTLKMNGLERMLKFGTGFISYLTMILVLGIIRGLETFMIPCLVMSLAILFFGHKLFRKEV
- a CDS encoding aldo/keto reductase; amino-acid sequence: MEYRKLGSTDLEVSSITFGAWAAGGWMWGGSDTNDAIQAIRSAYDQGVTSIDTAPVYGQGASEEIVGEAIKDLPRDKVQILTKFGLRWDIANGDFHFHSKDNLGNDIDIYKYASKKSIIKEVEDSLKRLRTDYIDLYQIHWPDTSTRIQETFEAVAQLIEDGKVRFAGVCNYNIDQMKEAEKYVNLASNQLPFSMVNKGIENEIVPYCIKNNKSILAYSPLERGLLTGKMRPGQSFDQGDHRANNPFFSQQSIVKTNAFLEKIRPIANDKGATLAQLVLKWTLERPGITIALVGARNETQSIQNAVATTFDLSPDELYFINLELEKI
- a CDS encoding carboxypeptidase-like regulatory domain-containing protein, whose amino-acid sequence is MKNIITSLIILISQWTFGQITGIVKDKVDGKPIPYVNVWIKNTLVGATTGEDGKFSIENVKIGDTIHISSLGYNTIEFLAEKDINAVLQPKINELDEVVVFPMKNSTEYLIESYQKIKKNRVWYNNGFYSLARFYKYRTIYENTRFVSQIGLITFNAKNENVIFRIRLLKVNPGGEPSEYGLTENIILESKKGIDEIVLDLSKEKILFPKNGFFIVVDRLNIEENKFFNKTAKMDILQPAIGMERTDQEKNTWLGYGGRWMPPLKMKDFLGTNGNIAINIKLTN
- a CDS encoding c-type cytochrome produces the protein MQIYNRCREVLKKLFLTILSIFVLSSCTSRSKKETEKDPGTMTQTGSGSRLSAEPIRTTVPDYMEEGKKIFLKNCLVCHQSTGEGVPGLNPPLTNTLYVLGDKGKLLDILINGSDVGLVVKGSTYSNAMPSFGPLNDTAISKVASYIRNSFGNSAEPITVEDVVAFRLNTNK